Sequence from the Gemmatimonadota bacterium genome:
CTTGCAACAGGGGCTAGCGGCGCAGACGGCTGGCCATCTCCCGCGCAACCGCTTCAGGCGCATGTGGCTCCGCATCAAAGGCATACCAATAGAGATCGCTCGATATCCTGGAATTTCGAATTTGGGTGAAACGATCCTTCGGTATTCTTGGGTCAAGAACGTAGAGCCTGCGATTGCCGCACTGAACATGCTGGCATTACTTGGGAAAATGGCGAATTGCACGGGCGGACACGAGAACAATCTCCAGAACCTAAGGTGGAAGCTCGCCCATGAAGCAGAACGTCTTTACCGCTATCGGAAGCCGGGAGTTCCGTCCAGGATCGTAGTAATAGTTGACGAGTTGGACCGGTGTCGGCCTGACTATGCTGTAAGGTTCCTTGAGACGATCAAACACGTCTTTGAGATCGACCATATAGCGTACTTGATCGCGATAAATCGCGAACAGTTGATATACAGTATGAAGGGCGTTTATGGAGAGTCTTTCGACGCGGAAGGATACTTGGAACGATTTGGTGATGTGTGGCTGCGGTTTCCCGACGCTTCACGAGAAAATTTTGTTCGAGGAGTCGTCGATTACATGAGTCTTGAAGCAGTACTCCCGGGTGACATTCATGAAGACGTCGCACTGGAGGGAGTTACCGTTACAGACATGCTGGTCGTCGTCCTTGGACGAGCGAAACATCTCAATCTTCGGGAGATCGAGAAGATCGTAAGCGAGATACGGGCTATGCTGTGCGTAGCACGCGAAGGCATTGAGAGATACACGATGGCAGTAATTGTGGCCGCGCTTGCGCGGCACGTAACTCCGAATGCCTATGCGGCGCTCTTGAGACCAAGCGACAATCCCGACGCGGCAGGGCAAGCATTCGTTGCAGCCATAAGCGGCACAGTAAGATCTCCTGCTCCTGTAGCAGGCGAAATCGACCCGGCGTTGACATTGGCGCGGGACCTCCTTCGTTGCATCTATGAGGATGGCCACGGACAGGCAACTGCAGTCGGCAGGGCGAAGATGGAGAATGAACTCCTGGCGCGACTCGACGGTCGCCGCCATCTGGTCGACTATCGAGTTGTCCGAAACGCGATTGAGCTTTACGGATCTGGCGTCTACAAAGACAAGGACCGTCGCACCAAACAACTCTGACACTTGGCGCCCTACGAGGCCCTCGCGTACTTGGCATCGCGGAGATAGACGTCCCGCAATCTGGCCGCTCCGCGCTCAACGCTTCAACGATGTGGTAAGCGTGTTCAAGCGCCGCCTGCGACGGATTGCCGGGCGGGACCCACTCGTTAAGGTCCACATAATTGAACTGCCTGCCGTTCAAACGTATTGCACCACGCTTCTGACCCTCCTTCGGTTTACCTGACAAAGGAATCACGAGATGAAAACCAATGCGAGGATCTGTTCGGTAACCTGCTATGGCTCCGGCCCATGAGCAGGGCGTTTGGAACGCAGAACGTCTCCAAATCCCACGGTTTTGCCGAGAGAATTCGTAAGCTAGACTGCCCCTTAAGCCTCTAAATTCATGATGATTGCCAAGGGTTCGCCGACGGTCGGCACGGTTTATCGGTAACGTTGGAGAGAAGCAGGTAGTAGGTCATGGCGTGGTATGAGAATCCAACGATCGCCGCCGTGGTAGGAGGGCTCGCTGGTGCCCTCCTGAGCGCACTGGCGGCCATTTACGTATGGCGTCAGACGCACAGAATTCGACGCGTGGACTGCGTGGTCACGGATGTTGCGTCGCTCCTTACATTCTCAGACCG
This genomic interval carries:
- a CDS encoding P-loop NTPase fold protein — translated: MRSYIERLRVLLAKKIGHVGLESGLGGLKGSLKAAASLGFAQLRPRMIDVPTEDPFQNDRLERREFGAAVCRLLSYGSNSGVVILDGAWGTGKSTFLKMLAKQARRSDEIREAMIAVEINAWENDAFGEPIEHIAGNLQQGLAAQTAGHLPRNRFRRMWLRIKGIPIEIARYPGISNLGETILRYSWVKNVEPAIAALNMLALLGKMANCTGGHENNLQNLRWKLAHEAERLYRYRKPGVPSRIVVIVDELDRCRPDYAVRFLETIKHVFEIDHIAYLIAINREQLIYSMKGVYGESFDAEGYLERFGDVWLRFPDASRENFVRGVVDYMSLEAVLPGDIHEDVALEGVTVTDMLVVVLGRAKHLNLREIEKIVSEIRAMLCVAREGIERYTMAVIVAALARHVTPNAYAALLRPSDNPDAAGQAFVAAISGTVRSPAPVAGEIDPALTLARDLLRCIYEDGHGQATAVGRAKMENELLARLDGRRHLVDYRVVRNAIELYGSGVYKDKDRRTKQL